CAAAAAGAGGCTTATCAATGAACCTTCCCTGGGTTTTCCATTCTTCCTGTAATATAACTGCATCAGTATTACGAAGATCAATAGGTATGCGAGGCCCTCATATATCTGGCTCGGATGACGAGGCTGAAGCCTCTGCGAAGGGTTGCTGGCGTTTGCATAAATAAACCCCCAGGGAAGAGAAGTTGGCCTGCCGAATATTTCCGAATTCATCAGGTTGCCCATCCGGATGAAAAATCCTGCCAGTGCCGTAACTATAACAATCCTGTCCATCGCCCACCAATACGATACCTTATTTTTACGGGCAAAGATAAAGACCGCAAGTAAGATCCCGATTGCCGCACCATGACTGGCAAGCCCGCCTTCCCAGACTTTCAGGATCTCAACCGGCCTGCTGAGGTAATAGGCAGGTTCATAAAACAAACAATGCCCGAGCCTCGCGCCAATCACTGTTG
The window above is part of the Bacteroidales bacterium genome. Proteins encoded here:
- the lgt gene encoding prolipoprotein diacylglyceryl transferase, with product MILTTITWTADPEIFRAGNFAIRWYGVLFALGFAIGYFIMLKFFKKEKIPVKLLDQLTTYMVIATVIGARLGHCLFYEPAYYLSRPVEILKVWEGGLASHGAAIGILLAVFIFARKNKVSYWWAMDRIVIVTALAGFFIRMGNLMNSEIFGRPTSLPWGFIYANASNPSQRLQPRHPSQIYEGLAYLLIFVILMQLYYRKNGKPREGSLISLFLILVFTARFFIEFLKEPQVGFEEGMALNLGQWLSIPFVLAGSAGLYLIFRKKDQRSREKVIHP